The Streptomyces durmitorensis genome contains the following window.
AGCGGCGCCACGCGCGCGTGCCTTCGCGACCGGCGTCCTCGCCAGCTGGCGGTTCCCGCCCGAACTGCACGACCTGGGAGTGCTCGCGGCCAGCGAACTGGTCGCCAACTCCCTCCAGCACGGCACGCCACCGATGCGCCTGCGCCTGCGCCGCACGGACCGCCGCCTGATCATCGAGGTGACGGACGGCGACGACCACCTGCCGCGCCGCCGCCGCGCGGAGCCCGCGGACGAGGCTGGACGTGGCATCGCCATCGTCGCCACGATCGCCTCGAACTGGGGCTCACGGCGCACACCGGGCGGCGGCAAAGCGGTCTGGTGCGAGTTCGCGCTCCCGCGCGGTGACTAGGAGTTCGCCGGTACGGGCTCGGGGGTGCCCTGAGCGACGACCCGGCTCTTCGCCACGTACGGCTGGTTCTGCAGCGGAGTGAGCTGCCGTCCGAGACGCACCGCGAGCACCGTGATGCCCAGCGAGAACAGCAGGAACGTCACGATGTACGGCCCGTGCAGCGCGGCCCCCATCGGACCGCCGACCGCGGGCCCCACGGCGAGAGCGAGCTGCTTCACCAGGGCGAACGCCGAGTTGTACTGACCGACCATCCCGGCCGGAGCCAGATCGGCGACCAGCGGGGCGACGGTCGGCGACAGCATCGCCTCACCGAGCCCGAAGAGCGCGTACGTCGAGATGAACGCGGCGGTCGCCATGGCCTGGCTGCCGTGGCCCATCCCGGCGTACCCGGCCGCGATCCACGCGACGGCCCAGATGAGACCGACGGCCGCGATCACCCGGGACCGCTTGCGCCGCTCGACGAACTTCAGGACGGCGAACTGCGCGATGACGATCACGGCGGTGTTGGCGGCGAGCGCGATGCCGAGCGTCGACGGCGAGATCCCGGCCGCCTCCACGCCGTACGCGGAGAGACCCGACTCGAACTGGCCGTAGCAGGCGAAGAACAGCACGAAGCCGAGCACGCACAGCTGCACCATCGCCTTGTGCCGCAGGAGCGCCCGCAGACCACTCTGCGGCGCGGAGCCGTCCTTGGGCATGGCGTCCTGGATGGACGGCGCGTGCGGAAGCCGCACGGTGACGACGATCGCGGCGAGCACCAGGAACATCACGGCCTCGATGGAGAACAGCGTGATGAAGCTGCCCGGGTCGTGCTCATCGACGATCTGGCCGCCGATGAGGCCACCGATGCCCAGGCCCAGGTTCTGCAGGAAGAACTGCATCGCGAAGGCACGCGTGCGCGTGGTGGGCGTCGAGCACCAGACGATCATCGTGGCGAGCGCGGGCTGCATCACCGCGGTACCGGCGCCGAGGAGGGCCGCCGAGACGATCGCGGTCGCCTCACTACTGGCGAACCCGAGCGCGAGAGCACCCACCGATGCGGTCAGCGCGGCTCCCATGAGTACGGGGAGCGGGCCGCGGCGGTCGATGACGCGCCCGGTGACGGGCAGGACGATCAGCGCGGCCATGGCAAAGGCGGCGAGCACGATGCCCGCCGTACTGGCCCCCAGATCCCGCACCTGCGCCACGTACACGTAGAGGAACGGAACCGTGAACCCGACGCCAAACGCGCTCAGCGCGCTGCCTACCTGAATACGACGCATCGCTGCGCCCATCGCCCTGGTCACTTTCACCTGCCTTAGGAGTTAGCCATGAAGACTTCGAAGCTAAAGTTAGAATCTAAACACTACACACAGAAGAACTTCAACGCCAAGTGAGGGCGTGCCATACTGCGGGCCATGGGTGACACTCCCGGCCCCAGTGAGCCGACTCTCGAAGAGCAGATCGCCGCCTACCAGCGGGAGTTTCAGGACCTCGACCCCCAGGTCGAGGAGATCGTCTCGGCCCTCGGCCGCCTCAACCGGCGGATGAGCGTCGCCTACGGGCGGCAGACCGCGACCCTCGGCATCAGCAACGCCGAGTGGGAGGTCCTCAAGGCCCTCGTCCTCTCCGGCGCCCCGTACCAAATGGGCCCCGGCGAGCTCGCCAAAGGCCTCGGCCTCACGCCGGCGGCCATGACGCACCGCATCGACCGCATGGTGACGGAGGGTCTGGTCACCAGGGACCGGGACGAGAACAACCGCGTGCGCGTCATCGTCGAGCTCACCGCGGAGGGCCGCGAGAAGTGGCTGGAGGCGATGCGCCTGGCCACGGTCTTCGAGGAGGACCTCCTCCAGGACCTCTCACAGGAGGAGCGCGGCGCCCTGGGGGAAGTACTGACTCGTCTCCTACGCAGGGTGGAGCACGCCCAGCCGGACGCGGGCGGACGCCTCACCGACCTGGACTGAGGGCTCCACCTCGTGGTTTGACAGTCATCCACTGGATCCGTAAGGTTCTTCGGGTTGCCACGGAGCCGTAACGGTTCTGCGACAGCACATCCCGCCGCTGAGACGCGGCAAAACAAACTCTGCACGACATCCCACCGGGAACGATTTCGGCATGTCCGAATTCAATTCCAGGACTCGATTATGAGTAGCCGGGAAGAACCGCTAGAGTTTGAGACGTCGGAACGGCCCAACAGCCGGGAAGACAAGCCCCGCTGACTGGGAATCAGGCCCGAAAGGATCTGGTAGAGTCGGAACCGCCGGAAAGGGAAACGCGAAAGCCGAAAGGCCGGAGCGGAGACCTGAAAGGCACCGAGGAAAATCGGACACGAAAGAGTCTGATAGAGTCGGAAACGCAAGAACGAAGAACAAAAAGAAACACCGAAGGGAAGCGCCCGGAGGAAAGCCCGAGAGGGTGAGTACAAAGGAAGCGTCCGTTCCTTGAGAACTCAACAGCGTGCCAAAAGTCAACGCCAGATATGTTGATACCCCGTCTCCGGCCGTCATGGTCGGGACGAGGTTCCTTTGAAGAAAACATCAGCGAGGACGCTGTGAACCGGAAGATTATTCCTCTTCCTGGTTCCGCTCAACGCGGATGTGCACCCGATTACGGGTAAACATTCACGGAGAGTTTGATCCTGGCTCAGGACGAACGCTGGCGGCGTGCTTAACACATGCAAGTCGAACGATGAAGCCCTTCGGGGTGGATTAGTGGCGAACGGGTGAGTAACACGTGGGCAATCTGCCCTGCACTCTGGGACAAGCCCTGGAAACGGGGTCTAATACCGGATGATATCCCCTCTCGCATGGGAGGGGGTTGAAAGCTCCGGCGGTGCAGGATGAGCCCGCGGCCTATCAGCTAGTTGGTGAGGTAGAAGCTCACCAAGGCGACGACGGGTAGCCGGCCTGAGAGGGCGACCGGCCACACTGGGACTGAGACACGGCCCAGACTCCTACGGGAGGCAGCAGTGGGGAATATTGCACAATGGGCGAAAGCCTGATGCAGCGACGCCGCGTGAGGGATGACGGCCTTCGGGTTGTAAACCTCTTTCAGCAGGGAAGAAGCGAAAGTGACGGTACCTGCAGAAGAAGCGCCGGCTAACTACGTGCCAGCAGCCGCGGTAATACGTAGGGCGCAAGCGTTGTCCGGAATTATTGGGCGTAAAGAGCTCGTAGGCGGCTTGTCACGTCGGTTGTGAAAGCCCGGGGCTTAACCCCGGGTCTGCAGTCGATACGGGCAGGCTAGAGTGTGGTAGGGGAGATCGGAATTCCTGGTGTAGCGGTGAAATGCGCAGATATCAGGAGGAACACCGGTGGCGAAGGCGGATCTCTGGGCCATTACTGACGCTGAGGAGCGAAAGCGTGGGGAGCGAACAGGATTAGATACCCTGGTAGTCCACGCCGTAAACGGTGGGAACTAGGTGTTGGCGACATTCCACGTCGTCGGTGCCGCAGCTAACGCATTAAGTTCCCCGCCTGGGGAGTACGGCCGCAAGGCTAAAACTCAAAGGAATTGACGGGGGCCCGCACAAGCAGCGGAGCATGTGGCTTAATTCGACGCAACGCGAAGAACCTTACCAAGGCTTGACATATACCGGAAAGCATCAGAGATGGTGCCCCCCTTGTGGTCGGTATACAGGTGGTGCATGGCTGTCGTCAGCTCGTGTCGTGAGATGTTGGGTTAAGTCCCGCAACGAGCGCAACCCTTGTTCTGTGTTGCCAGCATGCCCTTCGGGGTGATGGGGACTCACAGGAGACTGCCGGGGTCAACTCGGAGGAAGGTGGGGACGACGTCAAGTCATCATGCCCCTTATGTCTTGGGCTGCACACGTGCTACAATGGCAGGTACAATGAGCTGCGAAGCCGCGAGGCGGAGCGAATCTCAAAAAGCCTGTCTCAGTTCGGATTGGGGTCTGCAACTCGACCCCATGAAGTCGGAGTTGCTAGTAATCGCAGATCAGCATTGCTGCGGTGAATACGTTCCCGGGCCTTGTACACACCGCCCGTCACGTCACGAAAGTCGGTAACACCCGAAGCCGGTGGCCCAACCCCTTGTGGGAGGGAGCTGTCGAAGGTGGGACTGGCGATTGGGACGAAGTCGTAACAAGGTAGCCGTACCGGAAGGTGCGGCTGGATCACCTCCTTTCTAAGGAGCATCTAGACTGCCAAGCTTGCTTGGTGGTCCAAGAGCCATAACGTCGGCAAATGTTCGACGGTGGTTAGCTCATGGGTGGAACGTTGACTATTCGGCACGATCGGTTAGGGACTGTAAGTACTGCTTCGGCGTGGAAAACAGGTTCTTGATTGGTCGGGCCGGGCACGCTGTTGGGTATCTGAGGGTACGGACTTGTTCCCGACCTCAATGCCGACCCCGGTGAAGCATCCTGGTAAGGGTGTGTGACGGGTGGTTGGTCGTTGTTTGAGAACTGCACAGTGGACGCGAGCATCTGTGGCCAAGTTTTTAAGGGCGCACGGTGGATGCCTTGGCACCAGGAACCGATGAAGGACGTGGGAGGCCACGATAGTCCCCGGGGAGTCGTCAACCAGGCTTTGATCCGGGGGTTTCCGAATGGGGAAACCCGGCAGTCGTCATGGGCTGTCACCCGCTGCTGAACACATAGGCAGTGTGGAGGGAACGCGGGGAAGTGAAACATCTCAGTACCCGCAGGAAGAGAAAACAACCGTGATTCCGGGAGTAGTGGCGAGCGAAACCGGATGAGGCCAAACCGTATACGTGTGAGACCCGGCAGGGGTTGCGTGTGCGGGGTTGTGGGATCTCTCTTTCACAGTCTGCCGGCTGTGAGACGAGTCAGAAACCGTTGGTGTAGGCGAAGGACATGCGAAAGGTCCGGCGTAGAGGGTAAGACCCCCGTAGTCGAAACATCAACGGCTCGTTTGAGAGACACCCAAGTAGCACGGGGCCCGAGAAATCCCGTGTGAATCTGGCGGGACCACCCGTTAAGCCTAAATATTCCCTGGTGACCGATAGCGGATAGTACCGTGAGGGAATGGTGAAAAGTACCGCGGGAGCGGAGTGAAATAGTACCTGAAACCGTGTGCCTACAAGCCGTGGGAGCGTCGCTATATGTGCTTGCACATGTAGTCGTGACTGCGTGCCTTTTGAAGAATGAGCCTGCGAGTTTGCGGTGCGTTGCGAGGTTAACCCGTGTGGGGAAGCCGTAGCGAAAGCGAGTCCGAATAGGGCGATTTAGTAGCGCGCTCAAGACCCGAAGCGGAGTGATCTAGCCATGGGCAGGTTGAAGCGGCTGTAAGAGGTCGTGGAGGACCGAACCCACCAGGGTTGAAAACCTGGGGGATGACCTGTGGTTAGGGGTGAAAGGCCAATCAAACTCCGTGATAGCTGGTTCTCCCCGAAATGCATTTAGGTGCAGCGTCGTGTGTTTCTTGCCGGAGGTAGAGCACTGGATAGGCGATGGGCCCTACCGGGTTACTGACCTTAGCCAAACTCCGAATGCCGGTAAGTGAGAGCGCGGCAGTGAGACTGTGGGGGATAAGCTCCATGGTCGAGAGGGAAACAGCCCAGAGCATCGACTAAGGCCCCTAAGCGTACGCTAAGTGGGAAAGGATGTGGAGTCGCAGAGACAACCAGGAGGTTGGCTTAGAAGCAGCCACCCTTGAAAGAGTGCGTAATAGCTCACTGGTCAAGTGATTCCGCGCCGACAATGTAGCGGGGCTCAAGCGTACCGCCGAAGTCGTGTCATTCCAGCATATAGGGCCAACGCCTGCTGGGATGGGTAGGGGAGCGTCGTGTGCCGGGTGAAGCTGCAGCGGAAGCTAGTGGTGGACGGTTCACGAGTGAGAATGCAGGCATGAGTAGCGATACATACGTGAGAAACGTGTGCGCCGATTGACTAAGGGTTCCTGGGTCAAGCTGATCTGCCCAGGGTAAGTCGGGACCTAAGGCGAGGCCGACAGGCGTAGTCGATGGATAACCGGTTGATATTCCGGTACCCGCTGTGAAGCGTCAAACATCGAGCCCATTAATGCTAAGGCCGTGAAGCCGTCCTGGAGCCTTCGGGCAAAGGGAAGTGGTGGAGCCGCCGACCCAAGGTGGTAGTAGGTGAGTGATGGGGTGACGCAGGAAGGTAGTCCAGCCCG
Protein-coding sequences here:
- a CDS encoding MFS transporter — its product is MGAAMRRIQVGSALSAFGVGFTVPFLYVYVAQVRDLGASTAGIVLAAFAMAALIVLPVTGRVIDRRGPLPVLMGAALTASVGALALGFASSEATAIVSAALLGAGTAVMQPALATMIVWCSTPTTRTRAFAMQFFLQNLGLGIGGLIGGQIVDEHDPGSFITLFSIEAVMFLVLAAIVVTVRLPHAPSIQDAMPKDGSAPQSGLRALLRHKAMVQLCVLGFVLFFACYGQFESGLSAYGVEAAGISPSTLGIALAANTAVIVIAQFAVLKFVERRKRSRVIAAVGLIWAVAWIAAGYAGMGHGSQAMATAAFISTYALFGLGEAMLSPTVAPLVADLAPAGMVGQYNSAFALVKQLALAVGPAVGGPMGAALHGPYIVTFLLFSLGITVLAVRLGRQLTPLQNQPYVAKSRVVAQGTPEPVPANS
- a CDS encoding MarR family winged helix-turn-helix transcriptional regulator, which gives rise to MGDTPGPSEPTLEEQIAAYQREFQDLDPQVEEIVSALGRLNRRMSVAYGRQTATLGISNAEWEVLKALVLSGAPYQMGPGELAKGLGLTPAAMTHRIDRMVTEGLVTRDRDENNRVRVIVELTAEGREKWLEAMRLATVFEEDLLQDLSQEERGALGEVLTRLLRRVEHAQPDAGGRLTDLD